AAGAGGCCACATAAACTGCGGTGTTGTTGGCGTCAACTACCTCAAAATCAGTTTTGAGGCCGTTAGGAATTAAACTTAAAGCAAAAAGGAGTCGGGAAAGATCAGAACCGGATTGAACATAACTATATTTCGGGCCGATTCTTATAACTTTGATTCCGCTCCAATTATCGTTCCTGCCAGTTCCCGGTAAATTGGCCGTTAACACTGTTACCTCATGCCCGCTCTTTGCCAATTGTTTAGCCAGATAATAAGTCCGCGTTTCGCAGCCGCCGGTAATTTCGCCCCCGTCTTCAACCGGAAAAAACTCGGAAAGCAGAAGAATCTTCATAGGGCTATTTCTTGTCCTGAAGCGCGATCTTGCGAACCAGTTCCGTGATTTCGTGGCGAATATCTTCCATGAGAACGTATGCCCGGAACATGAGATAGAAAAGAGTAACTATCGACGCATAAACAATTAAGTCCACTCCCCGACCGATTCCCAAAAACTGGGCAAAGTGAGTAGTTTCGTTGGGAAAAACTACTACTGTGATCGCCCCGCTGAAAAGGATAGCCCAAAACCCAAATTCAGCCACCGACACCTTGTGGTCACGTAAACGGAGAAACACCCGGCTAAGGGCAAACAGCAGAGAGACGATTAAGATGATCTGAATTATATTCATCGAAATAATCTTAAGAGCATGCCTTTGCCCACGCTTACAGCCTGCCAAAGCGACGGGTCGTTATGCGAATGGTTCTGGCTGTATTCAGTATAAATCGGTTTAATGGAAATTTCCTTTAACCTTAAATTATTGCGCCTGATTTCCATAAAAAACTCGTTGCTGACTTCCATTCTATCAGTTTTAATGGCTATTTTTTCAATCGCTTGTCGGTTGAAAGCCCTAAGCCCAGAAGTCGTATCGGTTGTCCAGA
The Patescibacteria group bacterium genome window above contains:
- a CDS encoding DUF2304 family protein; protein product: MNIIQIILIVSLLFALSRVFLRLRDHKVSVAEFGFWAILFSGAITVVVFPNETTHFAQFLGIGRGVDLIVYASIVTLFYLMFRAYVLMEDIRHEITELVRKIALQDKK